From Phragmites australis chromosome 5, lpPhrAust1.1, whole genome shotgun sequence, a single genomic window includes:
- the LOC133919344 gene encoding phosphatidylinositol N-acetylglucosaminyltransferase subunit C isoform X2 has protein sequence MKSGDGNRIRLQPKWRKVAYGGRQPGYDDNYTDESFLEEMVMNASVVKRDLLKVMIDSVSISQYLCIVALVVSTWTLTLNLVIDESTLLKLDVGLLLVGFSVLLLTTCPFSVQLLSNSDSIWALAVTLLLVHLFLHDYSGSTIRPPGALNNPKLTSNISLNASIVASVLVASRLPSRLHVFAIMLFSLQVFLFAPLITFCIKKYHFWLHLLFSFALMVATLNVTYRLHQMFFILLLALLVFISIVCPYWLIRIQEYKFEINGPWDEAKLCFDITE, from the exons ATGAAGAGTGGCGATGGAAATCGGATCAGGCTTCAACCAAAGTGGAGAAAAGTTGCCTATGGGGGAAGGCAGCCTGGCTACGATGACAACTACACTGACGAGTCGTTCCTCGAGGAGATGGTCATGAATGCCAGTGTCGTCAAGAGGGACCTTCTGAAAGTGATGATAGACTCTGTCTCCATATCGCAGTATCTCTGCATCGTCGCTCTTGTGGTTTCAACATGGACCCTTACACTaaacttggtcattgatgagtCCACTCTTCTCAAACTAGATGTTGGTCTCCTACTGGTTGGGTTCTCGGTCCTCTTGCTCACAACTTGTCCGTTCTCAGTGCAGCTTCTCTCGAA TTCAGATTCAATATGGGCACTTGCTGTGACTCTTCTGCTAGTTCATCTCTTTTTGCATGATTACTCTGGCTCAACGATAAGACCTCCAGGTGCGCTCAACAACCCGAAGTTGACCAGCAACATCTCCTTGAATGCATCAATAGTGGCATCTGTCCTTGTGGCTTCGCGTCTGCCATCTAGGCTGCATGTCTTTGCAATCATGCTCTTCTCTTTGCAGGTCTTCCTGTTTGCACCCCTCATTACGTTCTGTATCAAGAAGTACCACTTTTGGCTTCATCTGCTATTCTCCTTTGCGCTGATGGTTGCAACCCTCAATGTCACATACCGATTGCATCAGATGTTCTTCATTCTACTGTTGGCACTTCTTGTTTTTATCTCAATTGTTTGCCCTTACTGGCTTATAAGGATTCAGGAGTACAAATTTGAGATCAACGGCCCTTGGGATGAAGCAAAACTCTGCTTTGATATAACTGAGTAA
- the LOC133919344 gene encoding phosphatidylinositol N-acetylglucosaminyltransferase subunit C isoform X1: MKSGDGNRIRLQPKWRKVAYGGRQPGYDDNYTDESFLEEMVMNASVVKRDLLKVMIDSVSISQYLCIVALVVSTWTLTLNLVIDESTLLKLDVGLLLVGFSVLLLTTCPFSVQLLSKYVLNISFFISGLYVLAPIYHTLTRSISSDSIWALAVTLLLVHLFLHDYSGSTIRPPGALNNPKLTSNISLNASIVASVLVASRLPSRLHVFAIMLFSLQVFLFAPLITFCIKKYHFWLHLLFSFALMVATLNVTYRLHQMFFILLLALLVFISIVCPYWLIRIQEYKFEINGPWDEAKLCFDITE; this comes from the coding sequence ATGAAGAGTGGCGATGGAAATCGGATCAGGCTTCAACCAAAGTGGAGAAAAGTTGCCTATGGGGGAAGGCAGCCTGGCTACGATGACAACTACACTGACGAGTCGTTCCTCGAGGAGATGGTCATGAATGCCAGTGTCGTCAAGAGGGACCTTCTGAAAGTGATGATAGACTCTGTCTCCATATCGCAGTATCTCTGCATCGTCGCTCTTGTGGTTTCAACATGGACCCTTACACTaaacttggtcattgatgagtCCACTCTTCTCAAACTAGATGTTGGTCTCCTACTGGTTGGGTTCTCGGTCCTCTTGCTCACAACTTGTCCGTTCTCAGTGCAGCTTCTCTCGAAGTATGTCCTCAATATATCATTCTTTATCAGTGGTCTTTATGTTCTAGCACCAATTTATCATACCCTGACTAGGTCCATCAGTTCAGATTCAATATGGGCACTTGCTGTGACTCTTCTGCTAGTTCATCTCTTTTTGCATGATTACTCTGGCTCAACGATAAGACCTCCAGGTGCGCTCAACAACCCGAAGTTGACCAGCAACATCTCCTTGAATGCATCAATAGTGGCATCTGTCCTTGTGGCTTCGCGTCTGCCATCTAGGCTGCATGTCTTTGCAATCATGCTCTTCTCTTTGCAGGTCTTCCTGTTTGCACCCCTCATTACGTTCTGTATCAAGAAGTACCACTTTTGGCTTCATCTGCTATTCTCCTTTGCGCTGATGGTTGCAACCCTCAATGTCACATACCGATTGCATCAGATGTTCTTCATTCTACTGTTGGCACTTCTTGTTTTTATCTCAATTGTTTGCCCTTACTGGCTTATAAGGATTCAGGAGTACAAATTTGAGATCAACGGCCCTTGGGATGAAGCAAAACTCTGCTTTGATATAACTGAGTAA